In Bdellovibrio sp. ArHS, the following are encoded in one genomic region:
- a CDS encoding DNA alkylation repair protein: MPQKNQESTDTAFKNWINEALVKRMAKHIAHHDPEFDSKAFIKLSHKLPELELKPRMRLICDFLKNHIPEDYKKALAILLKATKEPAPGVSPLRGFDLWAFTEYVHRYGLKDFDSSMKALHTFTELFTAEFAIRPFLIHEESKTLKVLQKWSKDKNHHVRRLVSEGSRPRLPWGEQLKSFIKDPTPTIKLLDQLKYDEELYVRKSVANHLNDISKDHPDIAIRVAARWMKEAPKEHKEKIGWIIRHALRTLLKKGNKEALKLLGFENKGKVQVKNLLLVSDNVKIGSHLEFSFEVACSEAAQIMVDYLIHHKKANGKTSPKVFKLTTKTMKHKEVISIKKKHSFKPITTRVYYPGTHYLEIMVNGKLLEKVPFELKK, encoded by the coding sequence ATGCCTCAGAAGAATCAGGAATCAACAGACACCGCTTTTAAAAATTGGATCAACGAAGCTTTAGTGAAGCGAATGGCAAAACATATCGCTCATCATGACCCGGAGTTTGATTCTAAGGCCTTCATCAAATTAAGCCACAAGCTTCCCGAACTTGAACTGAAGCCTCGAATGCGTCTGATCTGCGACTTCTTAAAAAACCATATTCCCGAGGACTATAAAAAAGCTCTTGCTATTCTTTTAAAAGCCACGAAAGAACCCGCCCCGGGCGTCAGTCCTTTGCGTGGCTTTGATCTTTGGGCCTTCACTGAGTATGTGCATCGCTACGGGCTTAAAGATTTTGATAGTTCGATGAAGGCCTTACACACCTTCACGGAGCTTTTCACCGCGGAATTCGCCATTCGTCCTTTTTTAATTCATGAAGAGTCAAAGACACTGAAAGTGCTGCAGAAATGGAGCAAAGATAAAAATCATCACGTGCGTCGTCTGGTCTCTGAAGGCTCACGCCCCCGTCTGCCTTGGGGCGAACAATTAAAAAGTTTTATTAAAGATCCTACGCCGACAATTAAACTTTTGGACCAATTGAAATACGATGAGGAACTTTACGTTCGCAAATCCGTCGCCAATCATTTAAATGACATTTCCAAAGACCATCCTGACATCGCGATCAGGGTCGCGGCCCGCTGGATGAAGGAAGCTCCTAAAGAACATAAAGAAAAAATCGGCTGGATTATTCGCCACGCACTCAGAACTCTTCTGAAAAAAGGCAATAAAGAGGCCTTAAAGCTTCTGGGCTTTGAAAACAAAGGTAAAGTCCAAGTCAAAAATCTGCTGCTTGTCAGCGACAATGTTAAGATCGGCAGTCATCTGGAGTTTTCTTTTGAAGTGGCTTGCTCTGAAGCCGCGCAGATCATGGTGGATTACTTGATACATCACAAAAAAGCCAATGGCAAAACCAGCCCCAAAGTCTTCAAACTGACCACGAAGACAATGAAACACAAAGAAGTGATTTCTATAAAGAAGAAACACTCTTTCAAACCGATCACGACCCGAGTGTATTATCCTGGCACCCATTATTTGGAAATCATGGTGAACGGAAAACTTTTGGAAAAAGTCCCCTTTGAATTAAAGAAATAA